From the genome of Turicibacter faecis, one region includes:
- a CDS encoding glycosyltransferase produces the protein MSKKILFVTDEMTLGGVSRVLNNLLQELGANTSHEIDVLVLHKHGEMLKDIPANIRVIEGSPFFKVIDQPLNQVIKSKNLRLILNKLYLLFLMKTGSIGKKIQAERKKMKLDSYDVEIAFKEGFCTIFVAYGNSRKKINWVHLDYKKQNFSANHMPLMKKVLQLIDENVAVSRVAAKSYQEVFGLKEEVKVIHNVIQEKMIKEKSKQEVPQEYVKLFKGDALTFISVGRLVEQKGYDRLINIHRRLMSEGFDHQIMIIGSGEDEAALRQAIEEFGCQETFKLIGFKENPFAYFKLADCFLLPSRYEGLPTVVFESFICKTPVIATEVAGIEEQLKGDQYGLVTENNEEKFYEAMKNVLVNPSLLTAMRQNLENYHYKNSVIIDQFNQLVEGTYGK, from the coding sequence ATGTCAAAGAAAATTTTATTTGTAACAGATGAAATGACACTTGGAGGCGTCTCTCGAGTATTAAATAATTTATTGCAGGAATTAGGGGCAAACACCTCTCATGAAATAGATGTTTTAGTCTTACATAAACACGGAGAGATGTTAAAGGATATTCCAGCGAACATTCGTGTTATTGAGGGGTCGCCTTTCTTTAAGGTCATTGATCAACCATTAAATCAGGTGATAAAAAGTAAAAATCTTCGTTTAATTTTAAATAAATTATATTTACTTTTTTTAATGAAGACGGGAAGCATAGGTAAAAAAATTCAGGCTGAGCGGAAAAAAATGAAATTAGATTCTTACGATGTAGAAATCGCATTTAAGGAAGGTTTTTGTACCATTTTTGTGGCATATGGGAATAGTCGTAAAAAGATTAATTGGGTTCATTTAGACTATAAAAAACAAAATTTTTCAGCCAATCATATGCCTTTAATGAAAAAGGTGTTACAATTGATCGATGAAAATGTGGCTGTTTCAAGGGTTGCAGCGAAATCTTATCAAGAGGTTTTTGGTTTAAAAGAAGAGGTTAAAGTCATTCATAACGTCATTCAAGAAAAAATGATTAAAGAAAAATCAAAACAAGAAGTACCACAGGAATATGTCAAATTATTTAAAGGTGACGCGTTAACATTTATAAGTGTTGGTCGATTGGTTGAACAAAAGGGGTACGATCGCCTAATTAACATTCACCGTAGGCTTATGAGTGAGGGGTTTGATCATCAGATTATGATTATTGGAAGTGGTGAAGATGAAGCGGCACTTCGTCAAGCAATAGAAGAGTTTGGGTGTCAAGAAACTTTCAAACTCATTGGATTTAAGGAAAATCCATTTGCTTATTTTAAGCTTGCTGACTGTTTTTTACTTCCGTCAAGGTATGAGGGGTTACCAACCGTTGTGTTTGAGTCATTTATTTGCAAAACGCCTGTTATTGCAACTGAGGTTGCAGGAATCGAAGAACAATTAAAAGGAGATCAATATGGGCTTGTTACAGAAAATAATGAGGAAAAATTTTATGAGGCAATGAAAAATGTGTTAGTAAATCCGTCTTTATTAACCGCAATGCGTCAAAATTTAGAAAATTATCATTATAAAAACAGTGTTATTATTGATCAATTTAATCAATTAGTGGAGGGGACATATGGTAAATAG
- a CDS encoding glycosyltransferase family 2 protein, producing MNPIISIIVPIYNVEKYLARCLNSLVNQTMKEIEIICVNDGSPDQSQVIIDEFVKDYPKQVISIIKQNGGLADARNHGLHYARGEYVLFIDSDDWVSHDMCEKMYQLLLSTQADIVVCDLNNVYDGGRIETVSCGNFESGSVKTHPSLLTIDNSACNKLFKKSLFEDIKFPVGIWYEDLGCIPMVLANASKIVKINEPFYQYFQREGSIMNTYSTKSLDIYTALGLIKEHFKEDYQEEVEYLYIKNLIFYGCSRQLNVKDAGEYLNRAIDFMHEYYPNWLKNKYVKTYSFKDRLILTLYKYKLFFIVRWLLAGKHFLKKKLK from the coding sequence ATGAATCCAATCATTAGTATTATCGTTCCAATTTATAATGTAGAAAAATATCTTGCTCGGTGTTTAAACTCTTTAGTCAATCAGACGATGAAGGAAATTGAAATTATTTGTGTCAATGATGGAAGTCCTGATCAATCCCAAGTGATTATTGATGAATTTGTTAAAGATTATCCTAAGCAGGTAATCTCCATCATTAAGCAAAATGGAGGGCTAGCGGATGCCCGAAATCACGGTCTTCATTACGCTCGAGGAGAATATGTGCTCTTTATCGATAGTGACGACTGGGTTAGTCACGACATGTGCGAGAAGATGTATCAATTACTTCTATCTACTCAAGCGGATATTGTGGTTTGTGATCTTAATAATGTCTATGACGGGGGGCGAATTGAGACGGTATCTTGTGGGAACTTTGAGTCTGGAAGTGTGAAGACTCATCCCTCTTTATTGACGATTGACAACAGTGCGTGTAATAAGTTATTTAAAAAATCATTATTCGAAGATATTAAGTTTCCAGTCGGAATATGGTATGAGGATTTAGGTTGTATCCCGATGGTTTTAGCTAACGCTTCTAAGATTGTAAAGATTAATGAACCTTTTTATCAGTACTTTCAACGTGAAGGATCCATCATGAACACGTATTCAACAAAAAGCTTGGATATCTATACGGCACTTGGCTTAATTAAAGAACATTTTAAAGAGGATTATCAAGAAGAAGTGGAATATTTATACATCAAAAATTTAATATTTTATGGGTGTTCACGTCAACTAAATGTGAAAGATGCAGGGGAGTATTTAAATCGAGCGATTGATTTTATGCATGAATATTACCCAAATTGGTTAAAAAATAAATATGTTAAAACGTATTCTTTTAAAGATCGTCTAATTTTAACTTTGTATAAGTATAAATTATTTTTTATTGTTCGATGGTTATTAGCAGGTAAACACTTCTTAAAAAAGAAATTGAAATAG